A genomic stretch from Marinimicrobium sp. C6131 includes:
- a CDS encoding DUF1328 domain-containing protein, giving the protein MFSWAFLFLIIAIVAGVLGLSGIAGAATNIAWILFVVGVVLAIVFAVVGRKPPL; this is encoded by the coding sequence ATGTTCAGTTGGGCGTTTCTGTTTCTGATTATCGCCATTGTCGCCGGGGTGCTGGGATTGAGCGGCATTGCTGGCGCCGCAACCAACATTGCCTGGATCCTGTTTGTGGTGGGTGTCGTGCTGGCCATCGTGTTCGCCGTGGTCGGACGGAAACCACCGCTTTAA
- a CDS encoding carbon-nitrogen hydrolase family protein — translation MAKKEENKLRQPGAHLTVRNATLADVPAIVALADRVYGPLKMETYPRAAIVGQINNFRQGQIVVMVGDALVGYCATFRISGDVALKPHTWNEITGNGFASRHDIHGDWLYGMEVCIDNAYRGYRIGQRLYNERKKLCQSLGLKGVVFAGRMPNLHKRLKKVGTVENYIDQVVHKQIKDPVLSFQLRNGFEVIGVIPNYLDDDTESLNYAAHLVWYNPKVPQQDEKPVKKYGVRMPDVVRIATVQYMQRRVTSFAEFLKYIEYFVDVVADYKSDFVVFPELLTLQLLSIEDQELSPFESIEALTKYTPRLKDAFRDMALSYNVNIIAGSHPTRVENGRIENISYIFLRDGRIFEQPKIHPTPNERYWWDIEGGSSLTAIDTDCGPIGVLICYDSEFPELARHLADQGVQILFVPFCTDERQSYLRVRYCCQARAVENQMYVVMSGNVGNLPNVSNMDIQYAQSCILTPCDFPFARDGIAADTTPNVETVAFADLRPESLIMARNSGTVQNLKDRRHDLYRMQWRGDKKQ, via the coding sequence ATGGCGAAGAAAGAGGAAAACAAACTGCGGCAACCTGGTGCCCACCTGACCGTGCGCAATGCCACGCTGGCGGATGTGCCGGCGATTGTGGCGCTGGCGGACCGGGTATACGGTCCACTCAAAATGGAGACCTACCCGCGCGCGGCGATTGTGGGGCAGATCAATAATTTCCGCCAGGGACAGATCGTGGTGATGGTGGGCGATGCCCTGGTGGGCTACTGTGCCACCTTCCGGATTTCCGGGGATGTGGCGCTGAAGCCGCACACCTGGAATGAAATTACCGGTAACGGTTTTGCTTCCCGCCACGACATCCATGGTGACTGGCTTTACGGTATGGAAGTCTGTATCGATAACGCTTATCGCGGCTATCGCATCGGCCAACGCCTGTACAACGAGCGGAAAAAATTGTGTCAGTCCCTGGGACTTAAAGGCGTGGTGTTTGCGGGGCGAATGCCCAATCTGCACAAACGCCTGAAAAAAGTCGGCACGGTAGAAAACTACATTGATCAGGTGGTGCACAAGCAGATCAAGGACCCGGTGCTATCGTTTCAACTGCGCAATGGTTTTGAGGTGATTGGCGTTATCCCCAACTACCTCGACGATGATACGGAGTCGCTGAACTACGCCGCACACCTGGTCTGGTACAACCCGAAAGTGCCACAGCAGGATGAAAAGCCGGTGAAAAAGTATGGTGTCCGGATGCCTGATGTGGTGCGTATTGCCACCGTGCAATATATGCAGCGCCGGGTAACGTCGTTCGCTGAGTTTCTGAAGTACATCGAATACTTTGTTGATGTCGTGGCGGATTATAAAAGCGATTTCGTGGTTTTTCCGGAGCTGCTGACGTTGCAGTTGCTGTCCATTGAAGACCAGGAGCTATCGCCCTTCGAGTCGATTGAGGCACTGACCAAATACACGCCGCGTCTCAAAGATGCGTTCCGGGACATGGCGCTCAGCTACAACGTCAATATCATCGCCGGCTCGCACCCCACTCGCGTGGAAAATGGCCGAATCGAAAATATTTCCTACATTTTTCTGCGCGATGGTCGGATTTTCGAGCAACCCAAAATTCACCCCACGCCGAACGAACGCTACTGGTGGGACATTGAAGGTGGCAGCAGCCTGACCGCCATCGATACCGACTGCGGGCCGATCGGTGTGTTGATCTGTTACGACTCGGAATTTCCGGAATTGGCGCGTCACCTTGCCGATCAGGGGGTGCAGATACTGTTTGTTCCTTTCTGCACCGATGAGCGTCAGAGCTATCTCCGGGTGCGCTATTGCTGCCAGGCCCGTGCGGTGGAAAACCAGATGTATGTGGTCATGTCGGGGAACGTGGGTAACCTGCCCAATGTATCCAATATGGACATTCAGTACGCTCAGAGCTGTATTCTGACCCCCTGTGACTTCCCGTTTGCCCGGGATGGTATTGCCGCGGATACAACGCCCAATGTGGAAACTGTGGCGTTCGCTGATTTGCGTCCCGAGTCTCTGATCATGGCGCGCAACAGTGGCACGGTGCAGAACCTGAAAGACCGTCGTCACGATCTTTACCGGATGCAGTGGCGGGGGGATAAAAAGCAGTAG